The proteins below come from a single Chitinophaga pinensis DSM 2588 genomic window:
- a CDS encoding methylaspartate mutase subunit E, whose product MTEKHAILIGGIGDDAHSVGIGLLELGFREAGFHVKSIGIRNSLTEFFKLAPFFDAILISNKNGHAELYLQDFNRLLSEYQLKEKNTKLWYLGGSLSVSESDFAIKKRFLNMGFSNVYPKPVPFSEVLNNIQRDLQYHNIPKKNNRQRFANMAKQKPVNWSEVHTGRLTDEQLEKERREVLQEWPTGTDVLHSEYQKVAAVTGTLDDLLWNNKVSNKSPLFQPRTGVANIEDQIELLQYLESEGSDVSSVQLDAASRSKLYHRAEEGRLLSIERKSSQLNGFPIPIYGVSEVRRLLLSLKRPFQLRGGGPDHRFTYEIALKAGVSALEGGFICYCLPYDKLTSPTESLKRWQFVDRLAARYYEMFGVAINREYFGVLTATLIEPSLAIVVNVIQAVASARQGIVSISAGYAEQGNRSQDIAAVTVLDEQVNYYLRKYGFTNCRVTTVYHQFMAAFPADYAKAEELIFNSSITATLAGATKVMVKTAVEAIRIPDRYDNSKAVALSKRGALCAEKSLLNHVKIKEEKQLIRKEVKQIIDVILELGNGDIIKGALMAIEQGVIDIPWSPNIYNQNKVVCVRDVEGAVRFHDFGNLPFSESVKDFHHQKVHKRKTMERDPSIFSLLEKDLSRIWKNEYQRWPLDGHYVT is encoded by the coding sequence ATGACAGAAAAACATGCCATCCTGATAGGAGGTATAGGGGACGATGCGCATTCCGTAGGTATCGGCTTGCTGGAACTGGGCTTCAGGGAAGCTGGTTTCCATGTGAAGTCGATCGGCATACGCAATAGTCTGACAGAGTTTTTTAAGTTGGCGCCATTCTTTGATGCGATCCTTATCTCTAATAAAAATGGCCACGCAGAACTCTATCTACAGGACTTTAATCGCCTTCTTTCTGAATATCAGTTGAAAGAAAAAAACACCAAACTCTGGTATCTCGGAGGAAGCCTTTCCGTGAGTGAGTCAGACTTTGCCATTAAAAAGCGTTTTCTGAACATGGGATTCAGTAATGTGTATCCCAAGCCAGTTCCCTTCAGCGAAGTATTGAACAATATCCAGCGCGATCTGCAATACCATAATATTCCCAAAAAGAACAACCGCCAGCGCTTTGCCAACATGGCAAAGCAAAAGCCTGTAAACTGGTCGGAAGTACATACCGGCCGGCTGACAGACGAACAGCTGGAAAAGGAAAGACGGGAAGTATTGCAGGAATGGCCAACAGGTACAGATGTATTGCATTCGGAGTACCAGAAAGTCGCCGCAGTGACGGGTACGCTCGACGATTTGTTATGGAACAATAAGGTCAGCAATAAATCGCCGCTTTTTCAACCCAGAACAGGCGTCGCCAATATTGAAGATCAGATAGAACTGCTGCAGTACCTGGAATCGGAAGGCAGCGATGTCAGTTCCGTACAGCTGGATGCTGCCTCCCGTTCAAAACTGTATCACCGTGCCGAAGAAGGGCGCCTGCTCAGTATTGAACGAAAGTCTTCCCAGTTGAATGGTTTTCCTATTCCGATTTATGGTGTAAGCGAAGTAAGACGTTTGCTCTTATCACTAAAAAGACCTTTTCAGCTAAGAGGTGGTGGCCCGGACCATCGCTTCACTTACGAGATCGCCCTCAAGGCGGGAGTAAGTGCGCTGGAAGGTGGTTTTATCTGTTATTGCCTGCCTTACGATAAACTGACCTCTCCGACAGAATCTTTAAAGAGATGGCAGTTTGTAGACCGCCTGGCAGCACGCTACTATGAAATGTTCGGGGTTGCGATCAACCGCGAATATTTTGGGGTACTGACAGCTACACTGATTGAACCGTCCCTGGCGATTGTGGTCAATGTCATACAGGCAGTAGCCAGCGCCCGGCAGGGAATCGTAAGTATTTCTGCCGGATACGCAGAACAGGGCAACCGCTCGCAGGATATCGCCGCGGTAACTGTACTGGATGAGCAGGTCAATTACTACCTGCGTAAATACGGTTTCACCAATTGCAGGGTAACTACTGTATACCATCAGTTCATGGCTGCTTTCCCTGCAGATTATGCTAAAGCAGAAGAGCTGATCTTTAATTCTTCCATTACGGCTACGCTCGCCGGCGCAACCAAAGTAATGGTAAAGACCGCCGTAGAAGCCATCCGTATACCGGATCGATATGATAACTCCAAAGCAGTGGCTTTATCAAAACGTGGTGCGCTCTGCGCAGAGAAATCGTTGCTGAACCACGTGAAAATAAAAGAAGAAAAACAGCTCATACGGAAAGAAGTAAAACAGATCATCGACGTGATCCTCGAATTGGGTAACGGCGACATTATCAAAGGTGCGCTGATGGCAATAGAACAGGGCGTCATCGATATCCCATGGTCTCCGAATATCTACAACCAGAACAAGGTTGTATGTGTACGCGATGTAGAAGGAGCAGTACGTTTTCATGACTTTGGCAATCTGCCTTTTAGTGAAAGTGTAAAAGACTTCCATCACCAGAAAGTCCACAAAAGGAAAACCATGGAAAGAGACCCCAGTATTTTCTCGCTGTTGGAAAAAGACCTGAGCCGGATCTGGAAAAATGAATACCAACGTTGGCCGCTGGACGGTCATTATGTAACCTGA
- a CDS encoding condensation domain-containing protein, translating to MKYPLLHELFDNISSKYPSRTAVANGQQEVSYEALQQRSLQLAASLQDAGLEKETVVATLLPAGADLAATTIALFRTGLIYMPLDPRIPIIRVQNMLSITGSKVIVTNKELLDTARNIVKGGPDSLQYVLVLDDVATQLFSVDKAGTLAPAAFPGNVAQNDTETDSCYIFFTSGTTGSGKPILGSHQGLSQYIHWEIKEFGLNENCRVSQLAQVTFDASLRDLFVPLCTGGTLCVLPADAKFQMPVLIEWLKAQKVSLIHCVPSIFRLLTRELEQQPVGSVAFPDLKFILMAGEMLYAKDIAAWRRVAGTTTELVNLYGASETTLVKTFHRISEIPEDGGEALHVGQPIDQAFIAVMNGNRLARIGEIGEIYIITHYTSKGYFADPVKTAERFVKNPLEGSSVPLAYRTGDMGRYRKDRSIEVLGRQDDQLKINGIRVELQELEQIILETAGIAQVVIKAIESPTGAMELACYYTGVAQDATKLRSVLKEKLSDSVLPAYFIHLKEFPLTLNGKVDKAALIKPEYKDNTDAAGGSAVVASASETIMEDIWRDVFKMKQIGRNASFFSIGGTSLKAIRVISQVYKRFEVMITINDLFANPTIATLTGFVEKGSKKAFTAIRPVAKQDTYEVSAVQKRIWAIDQFSDNGALYNVPEFYLFEGPLDTAAFEKALAALVGRHEILRTTFELINGEPRQRIHDAASWNVSLKLYDYSNEASPLDKAIAFSTEAALEPFDLQNGPLLRTTLLKTGKDEHLFVFVTHHIVSDAWSQEIIARDVLAFYDAFNEGKQTALEPLKIQYKDFAAWHNERLTSRSADHRAFWKAQFAEAAPKLKLPLDYPRPAQQTFNAEEVSFRLNEKVSTALRSLAVQHKVSGFNAVMALVKLLLYKHTAQQDIVIGSPVADRAHADTDNQIGVYFNTLPLRTRFSGTDNFTQLLGKVAEVTLRAFDHVDYPFENVLEDIDAEFDKQRNSLFDVGLTYISFMNAASDAGTADQQAEDATITVKGIYPGFKYIKSDLWIKAVENGNEPFVFVLAYNTDLFKASFATKLMDDLNGLAALVVEQPSASLDTLIANVKTQSAEADEQKQQHVRHRNLEVLKNFRVGAR from the coding sequence ATGAAATATCCTTTATTACATGAGCTGTTTGATAATATCAGCAGCAAATATCCATCCAGGACTGCTGTTGCAAACGGACAGCAGGAAGTGTCCTACGAAGCGCTACAGCAGCGTAGCCTGCAGCTGGCAGCCTCTTTACAGGACGCCGGGCTGGAAAAGGAAACAGTAGTAGCTACCTTGTTGCCCGCCGGGGCTGACCTGGCAGCAACCACCATCGCACTGTTCAGAACAGGACTTATTTATATGCCGCTGGACCCACGTATTCCTATAATACGTGTACAGAATATGCTCTCCATCACCGGAAGCAAAGTCATTGTTACCAATAAAGAATTACTGGATACCGCCAGGAATATTGTCAAAGGTGGGCCTGACAGTCTTCAGTATGTATTGGTGCTGGACGATGTGGCGACACAGCTCTTTTCAGTTGATAAAGCGGGTACGCTTGCTCCCGCTGCATTTCCTGGCAATGTCGCTCAGAATGATACCGAAACAGATAGCTGTTACATCTTTTTCACTTCCGGTACCACCGGCAGCGGAAAGCCTATTCTTGGCAGTCACCAGGGATTGAGCCAGTACATACATTGGGAGATAAAAGAATTCGGCCTGAATGAGAACTGCCGCGTTAGCCAGCTTGCACAGGTGACCTTTGATGCTTCCCTGCGCGATCTGTTCGTACCGCTTTGTACCGGAGGTACCTTGTGTGTGCTCCCTGCAGATGCAAAATTTCAGATGCCTGTATTGATTGAATGGCTGAAGGCACAGAAAGTGTCATTGATCCACTGTGTGCCTTCTATATTCCGTCTGCTCACCAGGGAATTGGAACAGCAGCCGGTAGGAAGCGTCGCTTTCCCCGATCTGAAATTTATTCTCATGGCGGGAGAAATGTTATATGCAAAAGATATAGCCGCCTGGAGACGTGTTGCAGGTACCACGACAGAACTTGTTAATCTCTACGGCGCTTCTGAAACAACCCTGGTAAAAACCTTTCACCGTATATCAGAGATACCTGAAGATGGTGGAGAGGCGCTGCATGTCGGACAACCAATCGACCAGGCATTTATTGCTGTCATGAATGGTAACCGCCTGGCCAGAATCGGCGAAATCGGAGAAATATATATCATCACTCATTATACCTCAAAAGGTTATTTCGCCGATCCTGTAAAGACCGCTGAACGTTTCGTAAAGAATCCACTGGAAGGCAGCTCCGTACCACTGGCATATCGTACTGGTGACATGGGCCGCTATCGTAAGGACCGTAGTATTGAAGTACTGGGCCGTCAGGATGACCAGTTGAAGATCAACGGCATCAGGGTGGAACTGCAGGAACTGGAGCAGATTATCCTGGAAACTGCGGGTATCGCACAGGTAGTGATTAAAGCAATCGAAAGTCCGACAGGCGCTATGGAACTCGCTTGTTATTATACAGGTGTTGCGCAGGATGCAACGAAGCTGCGTAGCGTATTAAAAGAAAAACTGTCCGACAGTGTATTGCCCGCTTATTTCATACACCTGAAGGAATTCCCGCTTACACTGAACGGTAAAGTAGACAAAGCGGCACTGATTAAGCCGGAGTATAAAGACAACACAGATGCCGCAGGTGGATCTGCAGTAGTTGCCAGCGCCAGTGAGACGATTATGGAGGATATATGGCGTGACGTGTTCAAAATGAAACAGATCGGACGTAATGCGTCTTTCTTTTCTATCGGTGGCACTTCATTGAAAGCGATCAGGGTCATTTCACAGGTTTACAAACGTTTTGAAGTGATGATCACGATCAATGACCTGTTTGCAAATCCAACCATCGCAACGCTGACAGGTTTTGTAGAAAAAGGCAGTAAGAAAGCATTCACTGCTATCAGACCGGTTGCTAAACAGGATACATATGAAGTATCTGCTGTACAGAAAAGAATATGGGCCATTGACCAGTTTTCGGATAATGGTGCGCTCTACAACGTACCGGAATTTTACCTTTTCGAAGGCCCGTTGGATACAGCGGCATTCGAAAAAGCACTGGCAGCACTGGTAGGACGTCATGAGATACTGCGTACCACTTTTGAGCTTATAAATGGAGAACCAAGACAACGTATTCATGACGCCGCCTCCTGGAACGTTTCCTTGAAGTTGTATGACTATAGCAATGAAGCGTCTCCACTTGACAAAGCAATCGCTTTTTCAACGGAAGCAGCGCTTGAACCATTTGATCTGCAGAATGGCCCCCTGCTTAGAACAACATTGCTGAAAACAGGTAAGGATGAACACCTGTTCGTCTTTGTTACCCATCATATTGTTTCCGATGCATGGTCACAGGAAATCATTGCACGTGACGTGCTGGCTTTCTATGATGCCTTCAATGAAGGAAAACAAACGGCACTTGAACCGCTGAAGATCCAGTATAAAGACTTTGCCGCCTGGCATAACGAAAGACTGACTTCCCGTTCGGCAGATCATCGCGCTTTCTGGAAAGCACAGTTTGCAGAGGCGGCCCCTAAACTCAAACTGCCACTGGACTATCCACGCCCTGCACAGCAGACGTTTAATGCAGAAGAAGTGTCTTTCAGACTGAACGAAAAAGTGAGCACCGCGCTCCGTAGTCTCGCTGTTCAGCATAAAGTAAGTGGCTTCAATGCGGTGATGGCACTTGTAAAACTCTTATTGTATAAGCATACAGCACAGCAGGATATTGTGATTGGTTCACCGGTAGCCGACCGCGCACACGCTGACACAGACAATCAGATCGGTGTCTATTTCAATACGCTTCCATTACGTACCCGTTTCAGTGGAACCGACAATTTTACACAGCTGTTGGGTAAAGTAGCAGAAGTGACCCTCAGGGCATTTGACCATGTTGATTATCCATTCGAAAATGTACTGGAAGATATAGATGCGGAGTTTGATAAACAGCGTAATTCCCTGTTTGATGTCGGCCTGACCTACATTTCTTTCATGAATGCCGCATCGGATGCCGGAACGGCTGATCAGCAGGCGGAAGACGCTACAATAACCGTAAAAGGAATCTATCCGGGATTTAAATACATCAAATCGGATCTATGGATCAAAGCGGTGGAAAATGGGAATGAGCCCTTCGTATTCGTATTAGCATACAATACCGACCTGTTCAAAGCTTCCTTTGCAACAAAACTAATGGACGACTTAAATGGTCTGGCCGCATTGGTTGTTGAGCAGCCATCGGCTTCCCTCGACACGCTGATCGCAAATGTAAAAACACAATCGGCCGAGGCTGATGAACAAAAACAACAGCATGTAAGGCATCGCAACCTGGAAGTATTGAAGAATTTCCGTGTAGGCGCAAGATGA
- a CDS encoding TauD/TfdA family dioxygenase has protein sequence MNQDSRQQRLKSLLATQPRLHRLDKTNVNVLYGEPGSRQVPATIITEDKDTLLHRWIPANMNLIKEQLRSRGGLLFKGFNVSSVELFQLIVQEFSQNAMPYTQRSSPRTEIKDRIYTSTDHPADQYINMHNELSYSYRWPLQIMFYCLQPSETGGETPIADSRQVLKALSPSTRALFKEKGIMYVRNLGGGLGLDWQTVFQTSDRSEVEEECRQNEMEFEWKENNRLQIRWTRPAIVAHPVTSEEIWFNHAYFFNAANLDEEVADAVTSSEEMPFNTFYGDGTPIPGEILKEIGAAYDKAKIVFPWQKGDVLLLDNMLMSHGRNPFEGDRKIMVAMWEPNR, from the coding sequence ATGAATCAGGACTCAAGACAGCAAAGGTTAAAAAGCCTGCTGGCCACACAGCCAAGGTTACACCGGCTGGACAAGACCAATGTAAATGTGCTGTACGGAGAGCCGGGCAGCCGGCAGGTGCCCGCAACGATTATAACAGAAGATAAAGATACACTGCTGCACAGATGGATACCTGCTAATATGAATCTCATTAAAGAGCAGTTACGTTCCCGTGGCGGCCTGCTCTTCAAAGGATTTAATGTCAGCTCTGTAGAGTTATTCCAGCTGATCGTACAGGAGTTTTCGCAGAATGCAATGCCATATACGCAACGTTCTTCTCCTCGTACCGAGATCAAAGACCGCATCTATACGTCTACTGACCATCCTGCAGATCAGTACATCAACATGCATAATGAACTGTCTTACTCTTACAGATGGCCATTGCAGATCATGTTTTATTGTCTGCAACCATCAGAAACAGGAGGGGAGACGCCCATTGCAGATAGCAGACAGGTACTGAAAGCATTGTCTCCGTCAACCAGGGCCCTGTTCAAGGAAAAAGGCATTATGTATGTCCGTAACCTGGGTGGGGGACTTGGTCTGGACTGGCAAACAGTATTCCAGACAAGCGATCGCAGCGAGGTAGAAGAGGAGTGCCGGCAGAATGAAATGGAGTTTGAATGGAAAGAGAATAACCGCTTGCAGATCCGCTGGACGCGTCCGGCTATTGTAGCGCATCCGGTGACCAGTGAAGAAATATGGTTCAATCATGCTTATTTCTTCAACGCGGCCAACCTGGACGAAGAAGTAGCAGATGCAGTTACTTCCAGCGAAGAAATGCCTTTTAATACTTTTTATGGAGACGGTACGCCGATACCCGGGGAGATATTAAAGGAAATAGGCGCTGCTTATGACAAGGCAAAGATCGTTTTCCCCTGGCAGAAAGGAGATGTGCTGTTACTCGATAACATGCTGATGTCCCATGGACGTAATCCTTTTGAAGGCGACAGAAAGATAATGGTCGCCATGTGGGAACCAAATCGTTAA